In the Nicotiana tabacum cultivar K326 chromosome 16, ASM71507v2, whole genome shotgun sequence genome, one interval contains:
- the LOC107775355 gene encoding UPF0481 protein At3g47200-like, whose protein sequence is MAQHIEITPLLDQTPPNEASKDESPARPRLLKPSPTAATSFFAFAVASHQVIQEGGKADYVIEIRTADQTNESTNQVFDEGSSTIFKVNVGLCESNPDAYIPKLISIGPYHKKNPRLRSMEKYKLRYQQRFLQRKAWRDVEYYISEMEKLKDEALKCYDDIGDLESDIISKFSDLLLLDGCFVVEYIREFYEGVPEGEDKIIDAAWMESLVDRDLLLLENQLPFFILAKLHEMTKDPTDAPFIQMVKYNFGSSLPKVTPKFINATDDDDAEEIKHLLQVVHMCCCPSEMNTGLTRNSRKKKGSSKKSCNWNPLRIGKSKKKFKTKDGDLWHDRMRSATELDEAGIRFSNVGKIYRKLNKNNKEDAISLFDIKFNNGLLEIPCFEVVNSTETILRNLIAYEQHSSDVHPKYFTDYVIFMDHLINSGKDVNLLRLNGIIRNRIGDDEEVAIMFNKLGEGVIPSTDFFYKVECRKVIEHCEKPWNENMASLRHNYLNSPWAKISTAAAIILLLLTVAQTVLALISTLK, encoded by the exons ATGGCACAGCATATTGAGATTACCCCACTGCTTGATCAAACTCCTCCAAATGAAGCTAGTAAAGATGAG TCGCCAGCTCGCCCGCGGTTGCTAAAGCCTTCACCCACTGCCGCTACTTCTTTCTTCGCCTTTGCCGTCGCCAGTCATCAAGTG ATACAAGAAGGTGGGAAAGCGGATTATGTAATCGAGATAAGGACAGCAGATCAAACAAATGAATCAACAAATCAAGTCTTTGATGAAGGATCATCTACCATATTTAAAGTAAATGTGGGGCTATGTGAATCAAATCCAGATGCTTATATCCCAAAGTTGATCTCCATTGGTCCTTACCATAAAAAGAATCCGAGACTTCGCTCGATGGAAAAATATAAACTGCGTTACCAACAACGATTTCTGCAGAGGAAAGCATGGAGAGATGTGGAGTATTACATTAGTGAAATGGAGAAACTAAAGGATGAAGCACTAAAGTGTTACGATGATATAGGGGACCTTGAAAGTGATATTATTAGCAAATTTTCAGATTTGCTGTTACTTGATGGCTGCTTCGTGGTTGAGTATATCCGAGAGTTTTACGAAGGGGTGCCAGAAGGAGAAGACAAGATTATCGACGCGGCTTGGATGGAATCTCTAGTAGATCGTGACTTATTGTTACTAGAAAACCAACTTCCTTTCTTTATCCTCGCCAAACTTCACGAGATGACTAAGGATCCTACAGACGCCCCATTTATACAGATGGTGAAATACAACTTTGGTAGTAGTTTACCAAAAGTGACTCCTAAATTCATAAATGCaactgatgatgatgatgccgaaGAAATCAAACATTTACTTCAAGTAGTACACATGTGTTGTTGCCCTTCAGAGATGAACACTGGCCTAACTAGGAATAgcagaaagaaaaaaggaagtaGCAAGAAAAGCTGTAACTGGAATCCTTTGCGAATTGGTAAGTCCAAAAAGAAGTTTAAAACTAAGGACGGCGACTTATGGCACGATCGCATGCGAAGTGCAACAGAACTTGATGAAGCTGGAATTCGCTTCTCAAATGTTGGGAAAATTTATAGAAAGTTGAACAAAAACAACAAAGAGGATGCTATAAGTTTATTTGATATCAAATTCAATAACGGATTGCTTGAAATCCCTTGTTTTGAGGTCGTTAATAGTACAGAGACTATTCTGAGAAATCTCATTGCCTACGAACAACACTCATCTGATGTGCATCCGAAATATTTCACGGATTATGTAATCTTTATGGACCATCTTATTAACTCAGGCAAAGATGTGAATTTGCTTCGGTTGAACGGAATTATCAGAAATAGGATAGGAGATGACGAAGAAGTGGCTATCATGTTCAACAAACTAGGAGAAGGTGTCATCCCTTCAACTGATTTCTTTTACAAAGTGGAATGCAGAAAAGTGATTGAGCATTGTGAAAAACCATGGAATGAAAACATGGCAAGTTTGAGGCATAATTATCTTAATAGCCCTTGGGCGAAAATTTCAACTGCGGCAGCCATCATTCTCCTTCTGCTTACAGTTGCACAAACAGTTCTAGCTCTCATCAGTACTTTAAAGTAG